ACGCCCTCTTAAAACCTTAAGAGAATCTATAAAGCGTTCATGGCTGCCATCTGGACCAAGGACCTCCATCTCGTGTATCTGGATCACCGCCCGTTCGCCAGCTGCGTGGACCGGCATGAGGCCGTGATGCTGCAACAGGCGCTGCTGCGCACCCATCACTCCCGCCGGGTGCACCTGTTGAGGGGCTGAGGCACTGCTGGCGGAGGAGGATCCTCAGTCACGGGACCCCCTGCATTGGTCCCGTTCCAGAGCCACCCTCGACCCCAGCCCATGTGCGACTTATGTCAGTGTTGCCATACGGCTGCACCGCTACCGCCGTTCGCTCAGGCCTCTAGCGATGGCGGCGTGTTCTTCGGCACGGTGCTGGGATTGCCGTTGCGCACGGCGTGATAGCCGGGGGAGAGGATTTCCACGCCGGCTTCGGCGAACTTGTCCTGCAGGGCCCCATGCAACTGGGAGAGGCTCAGGCGGTAGGTGTTGGCGTCCCGCAGAAACGCGGTGAGCTCGTAACTGATGTGGAAGTCGTTCAGGGCGGTCTGCAGTACGAACGGCTCCATCTCATCCGTCACCCCCTCCACGCTGCGCGCAGCGGCCAGCATCAGTTCCTCCACTTGGCGCCAGGGCACGTCGTAGCCGATGGTGATCGTGCAGGCCAGCGCCACGGGTTGGCGGATCTCGCGGCGGGAGAAGCTGTAGTTCGCCACCGCATTGCTGATCACGGTGGCATTGGGAATGCTCACCAGCTGGTTGTGGGGGGTCTGCACCCGCGTCACCAGCAGGGTGCGGTCCTGCACCGTGCCCAGCACCCCGTTCAGTTCCACGAAATCCCCTTCCCGGAAGGCCCGCGTGTAAATCAGCAGCAGACCGCTGATGATGTTGGCGGCCACGGCACTGGAGCCCAGCGCCGCGAACACCCCCACGAACAGTCCGGCACCCTGGAACGCCCTGCTGCTGGATCCGGGGATGTAGGGAAAGGCGATCACCAGGGTGGCCACAGCGATCAGCATCGCCACCAGTCGCGCCGTTGGCCGCGCCCATTCGCGGTAGAAGCCCGGGATGCGCAGGCGGCCGAGCCGCAGGGCCTCGAACACACTGTTGCTCGCACGGGCCACCAGCACTCCCAGGCCGATGATCACCACGATCGAGAGCAGATTCGGAATGGCGGCCACCACCCCGTCCAGCAGGCCCAGGGTGAGCTGGCGCAGCTGCAGCCTCAGCCCACTGGCGATGCCCTGGGTGGGCGGAAAGAACCCCAGCAGCAATGGCAGCAGCAGGTAGCTGATCAGCAGCAGCAGGCCCCAGTGAACGGCGCTGCGCAGGCCCTGCAGCAGCCGCCGCACCTGGGCCGGCTCCAGCAGGGCGGAAAGCCCGAGTCGGGCCAGCTGCTGCAGCAGGAACCGGTCGCGGCTGGCGATCAGCTGCCGGATCCGTGCGTTGAGGCGGAACTGCAGCCGCAGCCACACCACATACACCGCCAGCACCAGGGCGGCCAGGGCGCTGCCCCGCAGCCACGAGTCCAGGGAATGGGCCTGTCGGTAGCGCACCATCGCGGCGCGGATCTGATCGCGGGTGAGCTCTGCCAGCCGTTGCGGCTCCATGCCGTAGCAGCCGGCGATGCGCTGGTTCAGCATCCCCAGCCGCCGCACGGGTTGTCCTTTCTGCTGCAGCAGGATGAAGCTCTCGCCATCCAGGTGTTTCACCGCGATGTCGTCGGGGGCGATCGCGAGGTTCCGGGCCAGTTCCTGCAGGGTCTGGCTGCCCCGCTTCGCCGCGCTGGTGATGCTCTCGGCACCGGCGGTGCCGCGCACCTCCAGTACTGTCTGGCCGTCGAGGCTGATGGCGGCCGGCTCCGCCGCACAGCCCTCGGGCAGCGTCTTCTGGTCGGCCGAATCGAGCTGATCGAGCCGGAGGAAGCTCTGGGCCGGTGGTGCGAGGCCAATCAGGAGCACCGCGGTCAGCGTGGCGAACGCGAGGGCCAGCCGCCCGAACCTGGCCGGGGGCCGAGAACGATCACGCTGGCGCATGGAGGGAAAGCTGAGCGTGGGGCAGGGCCATGCAGGCTCCGGCCCTGGTGCTCCCAGCGTGGAGAAGCCGCCTCTCCCTGTCAGTGTCTGGCGTGGCGGGCGGTGCAGATTCGTGATGCTGGCGCCGATCCCTTCGGCCTCACACCGCTCGGATCAGGCCTGGAGCGAGAGGCGCTGGGGGATGCCGGGTTCGATGCCGGCCGCATCGAGGGCCGCCTTCAGCCGCCTTCGGTACTCGCGAGCCACGCTCCATTGCTTGAGGGGCTGGGTCTTGATCCAGAGCTTGAGGCGCACACCGCTCTGGTCGAGCTGCTCCACCCCCAGCAGCTGGGGCTCCTCCAGGATCAGGGCGTTCCACTCCGGATCGGCGGCCAGCTCCGTGGCCACCGCCTGCAGCAGCGCGGAGGCCCTGGCGAGATCGCTGCGCCAGGCGATGTCCACCTCGAAGTTCACCCGGGCCCAGTCCTTGCTGCGGTTCTCACACTCCCGGATGGCGCCGTTGGGCAGGCTGATCAGTTCACCGCCGCCACCACGCAGCTGGGTGTAGAGCAGGTTCATGCCCTCCACCAGGCCGGCATGGCCGTTGGCGGCGATGGAATCACCGACGGCATAGAGGTCGGCACTGAGGATCCGTACGCCGCCGATCAGATCCTCCACCAGCCCCCGGGCCAGGAAACCCACGGCCACCGCCACGATGCCGGCCCCGGCCAGGATCTGGGGGGTGATCCCGAACGCCAGCAGGGTGAGGTAGAGGCCCAGCAGCGTTGTGCCGGTGCCGATCGTGCCCTTGAGCACTCCGAGATTGGTGCCGAGCCGCAGCTGCGGCCGGCGCGAGTTCGGCTCCGCCAGCTGGGCCTGGTCGGCCCACTGGTTGAGCCGACGCGCCAGGGCCCAGCTCAGCACACCTTCCAGCAGGATCATCGTGCCCCAGATCAGCGGGATCGAGGCCGAGAGGCGCAGCAGGGCGAGGCCCAGCAGCCGGCTGCCGGGCACCACGAACAGCGCCAGGATCGCCGCCATCACCACCACGGTGATCCGCAGCATCCGGATCAGCTTGATCGCCAGGTTGCGGTGACGCTGGGCGCGCTCCAGCCGCTGCACCTGCTTCAGCTGCTGCTTGTCCGTGGCCTCCTCGCTGCCAGGGCTGGGGGCATGGCGGCCGTCTGAGCGGGTCTGCTGCAGGGCGACCAGCTGCCGGCCCAGCTCCATGGCCTGATCGCGTCGCCGCGCCACGGCGCGGCTGCACAGCAGCACCCCGCCGCCGCCCAGCACGACGGCCAGGGCCACCACCACCGGTCGGGCCCACGGGAAGACGCGATCGAAGCTGGCGCCCCAGAGCGCTTCGCTGAGGGTGCGCTCCAGGATGGTCTTCCAGCGCTGGGCCAGGGCCTCGGTGTCGAGGCCATTGGCGAGGCTGTCAGGCTCGGTGAGGGTGATCAGCGTCACCTGGGGTGTGCGGTTGCCGGCATCCGCCGGCAGGTAGATCACCGGGTTGTTGTTCTTGGTGCCGATCGCCAGCGTTGGGGTGCGTGGGTGGCGGGGTTTCAGCTGCCGGTTGAGCCACAGCCCGGAGCCGAGGGTGGGGGGAGGCTCCGGGGCGTTCTGCACGCTGGCCTCCAGCTGCCTGGCCAGATCCTTCAGGCTGGTGGCCACCGCCGTGGAGCGGGCCTCCACCCGGGCGGCGGTGTCCTGGGCGGTGCTCCCATCACCGCCCGCCACGGCCAGGCGGATGCGCGATTCGCCCGGGCCGAGCGGGATGTGGGGACTCACCACCAGGCTGCACCAGAAGCGGCCGCAGGGTCGGCCCCGATCGAGATCCCACCAGTTCCTGCGGGCCGCCAGCCCCGGCGCGGCACCGGAATCCGGGTCGCTGGCCCTCGCAGGCCCCAGGTTGCCGCCCAACACCACCAGAGCCAGGCCCAGAACAGCCAGGGCAAACCAGCGACGCCATGGTCGTGTCTCCAATCCCATGCCTGGTTCTTCCTGGTCTGTCCTGATGGTGGCGGCTGGCTGGCCATCACGCCGCGTCACCGCCGTTGCGGAGCTCTGGAGGGGTCATCACACTGCAGGCAGACCGAACTGGCTGCATGACCCTGAGCCCCGATCGCGCCAGTACCCATGGCTCCGGCACCGTTTTCGGCAAGGTGTCCGGCCGCCCCTGCCCCGGGCGGCCCCCAGCCCGGGACATGGTGTGGATCCCCGGTGGCAGCTTCACGATGGGCTCGAATCACCACTACCCAGAGGAGGCCCCGGCCCATCAGCGCCAGGTGGAGGGGTTCTGGATCGACCGGGCTCCGGTGACCAATGCCCAGTTCCGCAAGTTCGTCAAGGCCACCGGCCACGTGACCTTGGCGGAGCGGGCCGCGGATCCGGCCGATTACCCCGATGCGCTGCCCGAGCTGCTGGCACCCGCCTCGATCGTGTTCGTGCCGCCTTCCGGTCCCGTGGGCACGGGCGATCCCTACCGCTGGTGGCAGTACATCCCTGGCGCCAACTGGCGGCACCCCGAGGGGCCGGGCTCCTCGATCAAGGGCCGCGACCATCACCCCGTGGTGCATGTGGCCCACGAGGATGCCCTGGCCTATGCCGTGTGGGCGGGCAAGCAGCTGCCCACGGAGGCCGAGTGGGAGTTCGCCGCCTGGGGAGGTCTGGGTGGCACCGAATTCGCCTGGGGCCATGAACTCCACCCGGGAGGGCGCGCCATGGCGAACACCTTCCAGGGCGAGTTCCCGCACCACAACAGCCGCCTCGTCGGCTACGAGCGCACCTCCCCCGTGGGCGCCTTCGCGGCCAACGGCTATGGCCTCGTGGACATGATCGGCAACGTGTGGGAGTGGACCGACACCTGGTATGGCGAGCACGGTGCGGCGGGGCCAGGGGGTGAGGCCGCACCGGAGGGTGGCTGCTGTGCCAGTGCCGCCCGGGAGGCCAGCATCGATCGCAACTCCCAGCATGGCGCCATCCCCCGCAAGGTGGTGAAGGGAGGCTCGTTCCTCTGCGCGCCCAGCTACTGCCGCCGCTACCGTCCGGCCGCTCGCATGGCCCAGGGCATCGACACCTCCACCTGCCATATGGGGTTCCGTTGCGTGGTGAGGGTCTGAGCCATGGCCGCGCTTCCCCTGGAGAGCTGGTTGGAGGTGGGCGCGGGCTCCCTGCGCGTGGTGCTGGAGTTCATCTCCGTGGTGTGCGTGGGGATCGGCTTGCTGGTCACCCTGCGCCAGTCGCTGCGGCTGCGGCTGCGGCGCCGGGTGGGGGCGCGGCCCTTCAACAGAATCCGGCTCACCTTCGGCAGCTGGCTGTCGATGGCCCTGGAGTTTCAGCTGGCGGCTGACATCGTTTCGACCACCACGGCACCGTCCAATGAAAACCTGATCAAGCTCGCTGTGGTGGCCGTGATCCGAACCTTCCTCAACGTGTTCCTGGCCAGGGAAGTGGAAGCGGAGCAGAAGTTCGAGGACGAGCACCGGCAGAGCGCTGAGCGCCGTTCGGCCGACGGTGAGCTGCCTCCATCCAGGCCCTCCGGTTCCGGTGCCTCCTTGCCCTTTGAGGCCCAATGATCTGAAGTGCACCACCCATCCAGAGCAGGCCGTGCCACGTCAGCGGCTGCCTCCCAACCCCGGATCCTGATCACGGCCCATGCCCAATCTCACCAACGAACTGGCCAAGGAGCGCAACCGGGCCGCCGCGGAGCGCACGATGATGGCCTGGATCCGCACCTGCCTCTCGCTGATCAGCTTCGGCTTCGGTCTGGACAAGATCATCGGTGCCATCAACCGCAGCCGCTTCGACGGCAGTGCCCATGCCGGGCTGAGCGTGCGCCTGGTGGCGATGGGCTTCGTGCTCATCGGCATCCTGGCGATGGCGGCGGCCACCCGGCAGCACCTGCGTACGCTCAAGCTGATTCGCCGCGATGACTTCGTGTATGTGGATCAGAGGTCGATCACCGTGTTCACGGCCGTGGCCCTCACGCTCATCGGAACCGTGGCGTTTTTTCTGCTCGTGAACGGCACTTCAGGAGTCTGACGGCCATGCCCCCGATTGCCGCGTGGCTGGCCACGGCCACCATCACCCTGCTCATGTTCAGCCTTGGGCTGGGCCTGAAGGAGTACCCGTTCGTGCTGCTGCGGGATCGCCCGGCTTTCCTCTGGCGCGTGGTGCTGGCCACCTGCTTCCTGGTGCCCCTGGCTGGCTTGGTTCTGGTGCTGCTCCCCTTCCATGCCCTGCTCTCAAGGCCCGCCTGGGTGGCCATGGCCCTGATGCTGGGCTGCCCCAGCGCTCCGCTCATCCTGTTCCGGGTGCGCAGCAGTGGCGGCACCGCCGAGCTGGCGGCACGGCTGCAGATCAGCGCGGCGCTGCTGGCCATCCTCTCCATCCCCCTGATGGCGATCCTGTTCAAGGCCAGTGCCGGCATTCAGGGCTGGGAGGTGAGCGGCTGGGAGGTGAGCGGCTGGGAGATCAGGCCGATCGGCGTGGCGGTGCAGGTGCTGAAGGTGCAGGTGGTACCGGTGCTCGCCGGCGTTGCCCTGGGCCTGTGGCGACCGGGACTGGCTCGGCGCTGCAGCGGCGTGCTGGGCACGCTCGCCACCCTGATGCTGGCTGCTCTGATGCTGGCGCTGCTGGTGATGAGTGCTCGCCACCTCGGCCCTTTTCTTCAGCGGAACCTGGTCGGACTGGCTGGAATGGCCG
This sequence is a window from Cyanobium sp. PCC 7001. Protein-coding genes within it:
- a CDS encoding mechanosensitive ion channel family protein encodes the protein MLLIGLAPPAQSFLRLDQLDSADQKTLPEGCAAEPAAISLDGQTVLEVRGTAGAESITSAAKRGSQTLQELARNLAIAPDDIAVKHLDGESFILLQQKGQPVRRLGMLNQRIAGCYGMEPQRLAELTRDQIRAAMVRYRQAHSLDSWLRGSALAALVLAVYVVWLRLQFRLNARIRQLIASRDRFLLQQLARLGLSALLEPAQVRRLLQGLRSAVHWGLLLLISYLLLPLLLGFFPPTQGIASGLRLQLRQLTLGLLDGVVAAIPNLLSIVVIIGLGVLVARASNSVFEALRLGRLRIPGFYREWARPTARLVAMLIAVATLVIAFPYIPGSSSRAFQGAGLFVGVFAALGSSAVAANIISGLLLIYTRAFREGDFVELNGVLGTVQDRTLLVTRVQTPHNQLVSIPNATVISNAVANYSFSRREIRQPVALACTITIGYDVPWRQVEELMLAAARSVEGVTDEMEPFVLQTALNDFHISYELTAFLRDANTYRLSLSQLHGALQDKFAEAGVEILSPGYHAVRNGNPSTVPKNTPPSLEA
- a CDS encoding formylglycine-generating enzyme family protein, translating into MTLSPDRASTHGSGTVFGKVSGRPCPGRPPARDMVWIPGGSFTMGSNHHYPEEAPAHQRQVEGFWIDRAPVTNAQFRKFVKATGHVTLAERAADPADYPDALPELLAPASIVFVPPSGPVGTGDPYRWWQYIPGANWRHPEGPGSSIKGRDHHPVVHVAHEDALAYAVWAGKQLPTEAEWEFAAWGGLGGTEFAWGHELHPGGRAMANTFQGEFPHHNSRLVGYERTSPVGAFAANGYGLVDMIGNVWEWTDTWYGEHGAAGPGGEAAPEGGCCASAAREASIDRNSQHGAIPRKVVKGGSFLCAPSYCRRYRPAARMAQGIDTSTCHMGFRCVVRV
- a CDS encoding YidH family protein; the protein is MPNLTNELAKERNRAAAERTMMAWIRTCLSLISFGFGLDKIIGAINRSRFDGSAHAGLSVRLVAMGFVLIGILAMAAATRQHLRTLKLIRRDDFVYVDQRSITVFTAVALTLIGTVAFFLLVNGTSGV
- a CDS encoding bile acid:sodium symporter family protein codes for the protein MPPIAAWLATATITLLMFSLGLGLKEYPFVLLRDRPAFLWRVVLATCFLVPLAGLVLVLLPFHALLSRPAWVAMALMLGCPSAPLILFRVRSSGGTAELAARLQISAALLAILSIPLMAILFKASAGIQGWEVSGWEVSGWEIRPIGVAVQVLKVQVVPVLAGVALGLWRPGLARRCSGVLGTLATLMLAALMLALLVMSARHLGPFLQRNLVGLAGMAALSLLSLAMGYGLAGPDPLERRTVGLVIGMRNTGLAADLALTYAPPSVLPELIPGILSYVLITVIVSTVFLRWQQRELAS
- a CDS encoding DUF1622 domain-containing protein is translated as MAALPLESWLEVGAGSLRVVLEFISVVCVGIGLLVTLRQSLRLRLRRRVGARPFNRIRLTFGSWLSMALEFQLAADIVSTTTAPSNENLIKLAVVAVIRTFLNVFLAREVEAEQKFEDEHRQSAERRSADGELPPSRPSGSGASLPFEAQ
- a CDS encoding mechanosensitive ion channel family protein, with product MGLETRPWRRWFALAVLGLALVVLGGNLGPARASDPDSGAAPGLAARRNWWDLDRGRPCGRFWCSLVVSPHIPLGPGESRIRLAVAGGDGSTAQDTAARVEARSTAVATSLKDLARQLEASVQNAPEPPPTLGSGLWLNRQLKPRHPRTPTLAIGTKNNNPVIYLPADAGNRTPQVTLITLTEPDSLANGLDTEALAQRWKTILERTLSEALWGASFDRVFPWARPVVVALAVVLGGGGVLLCSRAVARRRDQAMELGRQLVALQQTRSDGRHAPSPGSEEATDKQQLKQVQRLERAQRHRNLAIKLIRMLRITVVVMAAILALFVVPGSRLLGLALLRLSASIPLIWGTMILLEGVLSWALARRLNQWADQAQLAEPNSRRPQLRLGTNLGVLKGTIGTGTTLLGLYLTLLAFGITPQILAGAGIVAVAVGFLARGLVEDLIGGVRILSADLYAVGDSIAANGHAGLVEGMNLLYTQLRGGGGELISLPNGAIRECENRSKDWARVNFEVDIAWRSDLARASALLQAVATELAADPEWNALILEEPQLLGVEQLDQSGVRLKLWIKTQPLKQWSVAREYRRRLKAALDAAGIEPGIPQRLSLQA